TTTTTCATACTATCATTTTCACCATCATCACAAACTATgtctttcatcatcatcatcatcatcatcatcatcatcatcagcatcatactatcttcataatatcatcttcctactaatcatcatcatgatctcatcatcatcatcatcattatcatcataacATCATAATCATCTCATTATCATAGTATCTTCATCAACATCATATTCTCATCATTATACTAATCATCAcaatcttatcatcataatcttatcataatgtcatcatcattttcatcatcattatGGTCATCGTCATTCAAATCATCATCAATACTCACAATCATCATAATCATTttcaacaaacattttcatcattgttttcaaacaaacatcatcatcatcatcatactcagcAATAACAATCATATATCCTCATCCATCAACAGATAATCATCTCCATCATACATACTcataattaagcattgaactgtttttgtatggtatttatgatctatttgaacgacagagctttgcaagcaaacaacataatgcgcttgaaaaaaaaccaacaatttattatattcaacatttattacaaacaaaGTATATGGCATGTTTTCTCATCATAcattatttgacaaaaatatgtatttttgctCAAATTTATCTAAAACAATGCTTTCAGTATATTGGCCCGGAACAAAATATTGCGCaggtctgtgttgtattactaCGCTGATACTGTTGCGTGATGCATGGCACTTAAATAAACATCAACGACACAACTCTCAAAAAGGctttatagtgacaatgccatacaaatgtaaatattcatgaATAGAATGACACACATACAGAATATACACACATCCTCATACACTGACACagaatatacaaacacacacaaacatattcagtttcctggtagcctgatcaatcatGTCAAGGGCTAAGTGTCTGTGTCATATCAACTCTTTCCACATCAACAGACTCAGCAGAGTCATTGACATGATTGACCACATCTATCATatacggaagagcattagggccatgaagcaaaacaaataaattcattttttcgtgttaataacttgaaatttcgacttaataaatcgaaatttcgacttactaactcgaaatttcgagataataactgGACCATCCTGGAAATAAactaacaaaatgttcattcagcactacaaactatatacatatctataaacaaaatgttCTTCACTACTATAGCACTACATCAGCACAACATAgcactacacaacactacacaacacaacactacagaacactacacaacacaacactaCAGTTCATCTACATAAACACACTTTCAATGTAACAAACGTCCTATCCTCCGCATCAGCTGGGAGGTTGAAACCTCACCATCTGTATACTGTCCCCACAAACGAAAGACTTCCCTCTGAATGTCCCGTGTTTTCTTGCGCTGGTATCTTGCGAGCTTGTTCTCGCAAACCATCTTTGATTGAAGGGGGATCGCGGTGGCTTCCCTGAAGAGCTCCTGCAACAACAGATAAAATGGAACGGGACCCCTGATGTTGACTCGGGAATTCAACCGGTTGTGCCACCCTTCTACGTCGTTGTTGGTTCTAATAGCCGACATGAAAATGGACCACGAGCTGACGGGGAAAGTTCTGTAGAGAAACAAAGAATGAATTAGTAATGCGACTAAATAATAACATCGTTTTTAGGTTTTACTTTATAGTAAAATAATATCGGATTACACTGTATGCTATTTTcgaaaaaatatgatttcaaaactaatatatatatgctacATTATACAAATAGTTATTTCTTCCAACCCCTTATTTTAACGCACCTGCTTCGAATCCATGTTCTGTCGATATAATCCATCAGGGATGCTTATGCCGGTGATGTGACGCGGTCATCCAGCCTCATGAAAGTCTCCACAATCTGTTCTGATGGAAGGAACGGGAGACACATCACTTGCCGAATGAAATCGTACACATCTCCTCTCTCGTTGTAGGCAGTCtgaaataataagaaaaatgtaATGTTACTGTCACAATAACTTCAGtattatatgatttaaaactacatacaaaattttcttttttttcttttatattcagatataggtatatactttttacaagaaattcaaatattctatttaactatttatttcaataactaATTTCTTAACCTATACACTTTACAATACCTGTAATCCGAGCTCCTGAACTTTCCGGAACACAGCCTGTGACCAGTGGAATGCACAGCCCTGTATCCGACAGTCCGGATATCTCTGGCGGATAGCCTGCCACACGGCTGCCTCGAAGTCCACAACGCACAGTTCCAGACGGATCTCATCAGGCAGTTGGCGGTCGATGGATCGAAGTACCtacaaaaaaatacagaatTATGATTtggaaaatgataataaaaaagagGTATTATTTGTTATccataatttattttattatttatatattagtgtatcataaatgaattaaattgttttgataaattaGTTATCTTAAATATTGCAACATTTGATATGTATAGACCTTTGCTGTAATTACCTCATAATAATCCTCTGTTCGCTTTCCAGACATAAAACAGAATGCCAGAGGTATCTGTTTCATGCTGGAACCAGACCTAATGAACCCATGGATACTAAACAGCTGTGTGAAGGGATGCTTGACCACGTGGAACGTTGCATCCATGTACCAGGTCTTGGTCTTCGCAAGGAGGCTGAGTTGATGGTCTGTTGCAAGAATAAGATGGCGGCGTTCATTCACATTCAGGTCCCTCAACATAAAACCATATTGAAAATAGACATGATATACTACTACGGCAGTACTCAAATATATTTCTAAGACTGGTATAGCAAATAtactataaatacaatttatttttcttcaaaataaccATCAAAATCTAGGTGCTTGTCACGTGCTTTTAGACCTTTTATCATACTTTGTAAGACAATACCTGTCCCCAACACATCTTCGTCTTATATACATCTATCTCAGAAGTAGAacttctttttattattatgtctTAGAATAGGCCTAGATTTtttattatagtgtatatagGAGGAATACGGCAATTAGGGGTGTGACGTATTGCACGGCACACTCATACGCTAATGTCCTCATGCCCCACTCTatcatttctgataaataacTGTATTGAATAAATAAGGGGGGAGTCGTGATACTGCTGCGACAGTATACACGAACTATTTCTTTAAACTATTAAATAAAGCCCGTATAAATAGGGAGGTATTTTTTCTACCGTATAGACTTTAATAGGGATAACATTATAAGCCTTTCAGCaggttttttctttttcccatTTATAGATAGGATAAATAGAATTTAGATTACACTTGGTAACACCGCTGGCGGTTAGCAATTTAAGTCAGCCCAACATGAAGGTGGATCGATACAAATATACAGGTACGGGTGAGCGATATGAAGTATACAGGTGACGGTATATATGGGAGGTGTGTCCTGTTGGTAGGGGATTGCCCAATCACTAGCGCACTTCTCATTATACCCCACAGCAGCCATTTCAGTGAATATTAACACACCCGTGTGTTAatggcatatatatgtgtgtggcTCAGATCCCGGTACGGTTAGAAAGAAGTAACGGGAAATGGGTCACAAGGTCAGTCATGAGAATGTAGGGCGAGCCCACCTaatacaaattgttttaaaaggGAATTACTCCCTAAGTAAATATATGAACTAAAAtacaaaagtttatattttaagtaaatatatattcatgtatagaCTCATGAATACTCCATCGCCTTCATGTTCGGAAAAGTGTTATCATAGTGCTAaagaatttgaactttttttcgGGGCAATAGATTACTAATAATACTTTGTACATCGACTAATTTCCTTAAGAAAATAGTCGATATAACCCAGGAATCAAGGTTTCTTTTTATAACAACTAACAACCCTTGATATCCAGCTTGTacctttttctttttataaagaACCCAACTTTTTCCATAATAAGTGCTCCGCACataaatttttatttatatattgtgaaACGAGTCAACCCCCCACTAATCCTGTAGTGgaccaggggagacaactcccaAGAAATACCGGTCAGGACACTAAATGGGTCAAACCCGCCTGACAATCTATACCTTGTACCTACTGGTATAAGGATATTTTTATAAGATTAAAGTGAAAATTACATATGGAGATAACTATTCCTGTGGCAGAGGAAATAGTTAAGTAATAATTTTTGTTCTCTTTTTTATATCATCTCCACATAATAGCTGGTAATATTTTAAACCAAACTTCTTCAATTCTACTTCATTCAATTACATTAATCTCATCAGCATTTTTTATCCCACTTTCTTGGCCAGGACACTAAAGGACACAGTCCGCCTGGCAAccaaaataacttaaatattttgtttcatcaaAATGATACCAGACAACTATTCCTGTGGCAGAGGAATTAGTTGATTTTAACTGATACATTTTATACGTAGCTATTacgtaattatttaaataagcTGGGTACATTAGCCCTCACGTAAcaataaattactttttataaGTATTAGACAGCTAAATGATTTTTCTCCTCCTTTTTATGTTAAATCTTTTGcttttcttttataaaacttCTATTGCCGcttttttctacattttctCATACTGTATAATTTGCATACATTAGTATAAGATAAAAACCCGCATACACTATAGGGACGCCCCGGACCATCTATACCTCCAGCCAAGCCCGGCAAAAGGACAAAGTACTGTACCTTACGGAAGCAGTGACGTCCTCGACTGTCGGGTGTAACTGGTGGCCTTAGACCCGGGGTACACaacagacacattatatatcacCCCTATTCGAACATCAACATACGACAATAATCTCACTTTtgaacaaatacatatatctatcgattttgcttttttttttttttttgcaaagataacttataaatatataaagataaatttttAACACAAGTATATAGTAAGCCTCTTGGCTCCCTTCGGTCACCCTCCCACGACAAAAAAACTATAACGTGGGCTATTTTAATACCATCGTAGAGCGACTGGCGTACATGGGCCCGCCCACAACGCCACACCCCCACCACATCGTCGCCCCAATTAGTGTAATAATCAGCTGGTATGCGCCCGTAAGTAATTGGTTAATTAAGTTTTCTCACCAGGGTCGCGTCACTCCACCGTCGTGCGTAAAGCACACATCAATCAGCGCCGACTAAGAAAACATTGTTTGTATTAATGAtacaattgttttcaaaatcagCAGTAATCATTGATTAATAATGTATCAATTATCTACGGGTGCAGcttcaataataaaataataaaaagataaatacacaatatcaaggaataaatacacaatatcaaggaattaaacatcaaaatagtaactattcatttctttgattatttgttaactattactttcttaatgctttatacatgtatatgatatcaaAGTAATGAAATCAACCTGTATAGACTTTATTTCTCGGGCATGGGTTGTTATAACAATTTCTCCCGAAACGACCCGAACTTCTACCGAAACGACCCGAACTTCTACCGAAACGACTTCCGAATGTCCCGAAACGACTTCCGAAAAAGTCCCGAAACGACTTGTTACCGAAACGACCTGTTACCGATGTCCTATACCTGGAAGCCTATCTCAAATTCTGAGAAGTATCGCCGCCATATTGACAGACAGAAACTAATATTATCGACATGGCGGCCCAGACACCAGTTCCTGGGTGTCCTCGCCATAAAGGGATGGGGTTTGTTTATGTGTGTAAATCGTGTGAGGACGAGTTAATTTGTATGGACTGTGTTACAGACAGTCACTACGGTCATAAGATGGGTAAACTGACTGATTACGTGGCGGACCAGAAACGTGAGATACAGCAGTATGTTGACAAGCTTTCCAGAACCGACATTCCTAAAATCAAGGAGGATATTCGTGAACAGGAGACGAGCGGTGGAGGATATCAGAAAGTTATCAGTGACATTAAACGTCAGGGGGAAAAGATGAAACACAACATCGATAACGCCATTGACTTGATTGTGAAGATGTGTACCGAGCTAGAGAAACTGAATAAAAGTGTTTCTGAGAAAAACAAAactacactaacacaacatctGAGGGAGGACCTGGAGCCAAAACTGGACAGATGCCAGCAGGTACTGACATCCGGTACAACCGTTGACGTCACTACATTAGCGCAGGAAATCAGGAATACCTCATTTGACCCTCCCTCTCCTCGACGTTTGCAGACAGTGGAGTTCAAACCcatacatgccatatttttgggagaccaataagggagattgatgattattttaagggaattttgcctaaaataagggagatttgtgcgcgacataaatatcgacatttttactcaattttttagcaattaactaattttgaaagtgataaagaatatttgtatttattttagatattaatcatattgtatatgcaaacaacagaaagttgtataaggtaaaaaatgcaataagtatacattcagattctgatgatatgaatttttttcccgattttttttatacaacacaaaaagtttcacagctttatgAATATTGcataacagcatttgaaaagggtatattataattacatgtagctaaagattaagacaagcaagttattcatttatcagtttggattttcttaaaattagaaagcttgatccactctgagggaacacatcagttgtaaaaatcagTTATTAAATCACCATGAAATATCCTGTAGGGATACCTtatgttggaccatttagatataaaaatattccaagtgtgcaagtgtatacatgaaatTATGAGAACGGAAGATGTTAATGTTAGCagactgcagtaaatcttatcacgatcattctagattttgtatattgtctctgtcatggacggtacagtcattgtaaacatcatGATTGACCACTACGACCACCAGATGTGCcaattttgatagttttctaaaagaaattatcggatttcatcttgctagatcactgatcaacgatacacatggtaaatgaaaaacacgtgtgattttgcgtctgaccagactctgtatcaattaccatcatcaaagtatggtcctaaaagaaaacaaaccatAATTCAAGTCTGTTAGCTAAGGGGGTTAAATTGTTTGTAAGcgacttgcctttatttcatggtgatagatattctagcgcaaacattacactagccagagctttgtgtgaaagccgtgtccaacaggcgccattttgattgagtgatcacgtgaacagatggatcacgtgatcgctaaatttagccaaatctcgcgagaaaaacactgaattgtaaacaaaaatggcgtcggcaaaaataccggagggaattacaaaatacgggaatttTGGCTCTCCTgccgggaggaaataaatgacttgaaaataagggagattttgtctcacgccgggaggtatggcatgtatgcaAACCCGGGACCATCTCCACCGAACTTCTGGAACGCATGCTTGGTAAGGTACTCGTCGACGGAGAAGATCAGTCGTACAAACCGATTCCGACACCTGTGGTTCTGTCCGAGTTTGAGAAGTCGTTTCCTTACGATGTATGTCGTACATGTCTTACTGGTGACGAGGCATGGTTATCGTACTGGGACGCTGAAAGCGTGTATCGGGTTGACATAAAAGGCAGTGTAAAGAAGACAATCAAGTGTAAGGTCAAAGTCGATTCGATCTTTGTATCCCCGACCACGGGTAGGGTGTGGTTCTGTGTGATAGATGACCGAAGTATCCGGGAAATCACGACGGGTGGTGAAGTTGTTACACGCTTTAACGTTAACGAGACACCATATTCTCTGTGTATCACTAGTGATGACATGGTGGTGGTGGGGATGGATGGAGGAatacaactgtacactacaGACGGCCGGGCAGTGTCAGCTGGAGCGGGTGGTCCTTGTCGACAGGTGGCAGACTGGCCACATAACATGGTGTCTAGTTCTCTGACCGGGGATGTAGCTGCTGTTGATAGTGACAATGTAGGTTATGATGACTACATCGCTGGTAAGACACCAGACAAACAGCCTCACGTCATCGTGATGGATAAACAACTAAACCTG
This genomic stretch from Pecten maximus chromosome 13, xPecMax1.1, whole genome shotgun sequence harbors:
- the LOC117341440 gene encoding uncharacterized protein LOC117341440, producing the protein MLRDLNVNERRHLILATDHQLSLLAKTKTWYMDATFHVVKHPFTQLFSIHGFIRSGSSMKQIPLAFCFMSGKRTEDYYEVLRSIDRQLPDEIRLELCVVDFEAAVWQAIRQRYPDCRIQGCAFHWSQAVFRKVQELGLQTAYNERGDVYDFIRQVMCLPFLPSEQIVETFMRLDDRVTSPA
- the LOC117340698 gene encoding uncharacterized protein LOC117340698, with translation MAAQTPVPGCPRHKGMGFVYVCKSCEDELICMDCVTDSHYGHKMGKLTDYVADQKREIQQYVDKLSRTDIPKIKEDIREQETSGGGYQKVISDIKRQGEKMKHNIDNAIDLIVKMCTELEKLNKSVSEKNKTTLTQHLREDLEPKLDRCQQVWHVCKPGTISTELLERMLGKVLVDGEDQSYKPIPTPVVLSEFEKSFPYDVCRTCLTGDEAWLSYWDAESVYRVDIKGSVKKTIKCKVKVDSIFVSPTTGRVWFCVIDDRSIREITTGGEVVTRFNVNETPYSLCITSDDMVVVGMDGGIQLYTTDGRAVSAGAGGPCRQVADWPHNMVSSSLTGDVAAVDSDNVGYDDYIAGKTPDKQPHVIVMDKQLNLKFRCKDIGTTKSNKSSSQSSKFSPSDVCFDGAGDILVTERITKSVLLIDGNTGRCMRTVYTSDGSAPMCISLHEDGTLWVGHRDDRMKILKYK